The genomic stretch GTCTCCATGATCTCCAGCCAGCGCTCGCCGGACTCCTTGAGCGGCGCGATGGCCTTGCGGGGGCGCTCGGGGAGCAGTTCCGCGCCGGCACCGGCGAAGGAGTCGAGGCCGGCCGCGTGGATCCGCTGGATCGCCTCCTCGACCGACACCCCGCTGATCCGGGCCATGTGCTCGACCTCGGACGCGCCGAGGGAGTGGATGACCAGCTGCGGGAACGCGTCCTTGATGGCCTTGAAGTGCTTCTCGTAGTACTCGACGCCGTAGTCCGGGTGATGGCCGCCCTGGAACATGATCTGGGTGCCGCCCAGTTCGACCGTCTCCGCGCACCGGCGCAGGATGTCGTCCAGGTCGCGGGTCCAGCCCTTGGCGGTGTCCTTGGGGGGCGCGTAGAAGGCGCAGAACTTGCACGCCGTCACGCAGACGTTCGTGTAGTTGATGTTGCGCTCGATGATGTACGTCGCGATGTGCTCGGTGCCCGCGTAACGGCGGCGGCGTACGGCGTCGGCGGCGGCGCCGAGCGCGTGCAGCGGGGCGTCGCGGTAGAGGTCGAGCGCCTCCTCTGGGGTGATCCGCCCACCCTCCGCGGCACGGTCGAGGACGGACTGGAGGTCGGCCTTCTCTGTCACCGGGGCGTCCCTTTCGTCAAGGGTTGTGGACGGACTGATCCAGCCTACGCCAGGCGGTTGCGCGGGCCGACGTCAGGCCGTGTAGGCCCCGATCAGCAGTCCGAGGAAGGCCCCGGCGATCAGGAAGGGCCCGAAGGGGATCGACGTCTTGCGTCCCGCCCTCCGTACAACGACCAGGGCACCGCCGTACAGCGCCCCGAGCAGGAACCCGGCAAAGGTGCCGAGCATCAGCGTGGACCAGCCGTACCAGCCGAGGACCGCGCCCGTGCCGAGGGCGAGCTTGACGTCGCCGAAGCCCATGCCGGCGGGGTTGATGAGGAAGAGGACGAGATATCCGCCGCCGAGGGCGAGGGCGCCGTAGAGGGCGGTGGTCCACTCCCCCGCGTGCTCCGGGACCAGGGCGACCACGCCGAGCAGGACGAGGGCGGCCCCCGCGAGCGGCAGGGTCAGCGGGTCCGGCAGGCGCTGGACGCGGAAGTCGACCACCGCGAGCAGTACGCCGAGGGGGGCGAGCAGCAGCCATACGCCCAGTTCGGGGCGGGTGCCGGTGGCGGCGGCGAGGGCGGCGCAGACGGCGGCGGTGGCGAGGGAGAGGGGGACGACGCCAAGGCCGTAGGACCGTGCGCAGGTGGTGCAGTGCGCGCGCCCGAGCCAGCCCCGTACCGGATGCCCCTCCGGGCAGTTGTCGCGCCAGGGCTCGCCCGCCGGGGCGGAGAAGCGGTAGGCGGCCCGGGGCAGGAACGCGCCCGCCGCCGCACCCCACAGTGCGGCGGCGAGTACGAGGAGCAGGTCGGTCATCCCGCGGCGACGGCGCCGTCGCGCCAGGTCGGCAGCAGCTCGTCGAGCAGCGCCTCGGTACGCGGCGGCAGACCGCGCGCGCCGCTGCGGGTGATGAGGTCCGCGGCCAGCGCCTGGAGGCGGGCGGTGTCGCCGGTGGCGTGGGTGGCGCGCAGCAGCTCGTGCCAGAGGCGCTCGTCGGCGGGCGCGGAGTTGAGGGCCGCGGTGAGCGCCTCGATGGCCTTCTCCGCGCGGTCCTTCTCCAGGTGGAACGCGGACAGCGCGAGCCCGATGTCCGCGACCAGCAGCGGAAGTTGGGCGTCGACGATCTCGTGGGTGAGCCAGCGGTAGCGGCCCTCTGCCCGGTCGGCGAGCAGGGGTCCGCGTACCAGCACCAGCGCGTCGGTGAGCAGCCGCCCGCGCACGGCCCGGCTGTTCACGCCCCGGCCCTGGGTGGCCTCGTGGTAGAGCGACCGCAGCACATCGAGATCGGATACGACGGACTTGGCGAGGTTGAGCCGCCCGGTGGAGTCGGTGCGCAGCCGCGGGCTGCCGTCGGGATCGGTGCCGAGCCACGCCCGCAGCCGCTCCAGCAGCGCGTCCCGCACGTCCTCGGTGACTCCGCGCGGCCACAGCGCGGAGGACAGCACCCGCGGGTGCACGCCCTCGCGGTGCAGGAGCAGCAGGGCGAGCGCCTCGTGGAGCAGCGCGCTGCGCTCGCCGTCGGGGGTGTCGAGGCCGATGATCTCGTACGGGCCGACGAGGCGGGCGTAGACCGCGGGCCGCCCCTGCTCGCTGACGTCGACGAGGAACGGCGGGGTGGTGGTCGGCCCGTCCGGGTCCTGGTCGGGGTCGGCCTGCACGAACAGCTCGACGACGGCCTGCTGTTGGGCGACGGGCAGCAGCTGTGCCTCCAACTCGAGCCCGAGCAGCGGGGCGAGCAGCTTGCCCTCACCGGTGATCTCCATCTCCCAGGCGGCGCCCGGGAGATCGCCGGTCTCGGTGCCGACAAGGTAGCCGATGCCGAGGCGGCTGGCGTCGGAGGCGAGTTCGGCGAGCTTGACGGCGTCCTCGGCGGAGGGCTGCGCGGCGAGCAGGACGAGGTGCGGGGCCCAACGGGTGTGCTGGGCGGGCCCGGTACGCCCGGTGAGCACGGAGTCCTGTCCGGCCGCGCCGAGCGCTCCGCGCCGCTGCCGGGTCTCGGCCTCCATCGTCTCGATCAGATCGTCGATGCCGTCGAGGTGGCGCAGGCGGTTGGGGGCGAGCGGGGTGAGGTCCTGGCCGAAGCCGACGAGGGTGATGGTCATGCGGTCGGACCAGCCGTTGGTCGCCAGCTCGGCGGCCACGGACGCGAACACGGCGGCCCGGTCGGCCTCGCGGCCGGCGAGGGAGACGATGCCGGGCACGGACTCCAGGTTCAGCAGCAGCCGGGAGTCGTCCATGGTGCCGAGGCTGACGAGACCGGGGTACGGGGCGGCCGT from Streptomyces davaonensis JCM 4913 encodes the following:
- the mqnC gene encoding cyclic dehypoxanthinyl futalosine synthase, which codes for MTEKADLQSVLDRAAEGGRITPEEALDLYRDAPLHALGAAADAVRRRRYAGTEHIATYIIERNINYTNVCVTACKFCAFYAPPKDTAKGWTRDLDDILRRCAETVELGGTQIMFQGGHHPDYGVEYYEKHFKAIKDAFPQLVIHSLGASEVEHMARISGVSVEEAIQRIHAAGLDSFAGAGAELLPERPRKAIAPLKESGERWLEIMETAHNLGVESTSTMLMGTGETNAERIEHLRMIREVQDRTGGFRAFIPYLYQPMNNHLKGRTQATIFEYLRMIAISRLFMDNIAHIQGSWLTTGQDAGQLTLHYGADDLGSIMLEENVVSAAGAKHRSNLQEMIDMIRTAGRVPAQRSTTYEHLVVHDDPANDPVDARVVSHISSTAIEGGTAHPELKILASN
- a CDS encoding prepilin peptidase, which gives rise to MTDLLLVLAAALWGAAAGAFLPRAAYRFSAPAGEPWRDNCPEGHPVRGWLGRAHCTTCARSYGLGVVPLSLATAAVCAALAAATGTRPELGVWLLLAPLGVLLAVVDFRVQRLPDPLTLPLAGAALVLLGVVALVPEHAGEWTTALYGALALGGGYLVLFLINPAGMGFGDVKLALGTGAVLGWYGWSTLMLGTFAGFLLGALYGGALVVVRRAGRKTSIPFGPFLIAGAFLGLLIGAYTA